From the Desulfovibrio sp. JC010 genome, the window TGCCGTGGCAATTATGGACAGCGACCTTGAACAGCTGAAAAGCAAATCTTCAGCATCCATGTCCAAAGGCGACGTGACCAAACTGCTCTACGACCATGTCTACAAACTCAGCCCGGTTCAGGTTGCAGAAAACCTGAGGGGCTACGAAAAACTTTCCGAACTGGCTCCCCATAACAGCTACTACAAAGCCCGCAAAGAGCACTACGCCAAAAGGGCCGAGCTGGTTAAGACAAGGGCAGAGTTCATTGCCCGCTGCATCAAGGCATTTCCCAAAGACCAGAAAATTGTGAACCTGAAGGTCAAAAGGGATTTCTACCTCTTTGTGGTTGCCGGGGATACCCCGCTCAAAACAGCGGAAGCATTCATGGACAGAATCGCGCAGGAAACTCCGAGACCGGAAAAGAAAATGTGCGTCATCGCATATTCTGCCGATCTGGGTAAAAGGAAAACCAGCTGCCCTGTTGAATATCAGGAAATGCTGAACTCCAATGAAGAAGAGCTGCTCATGCGCCATGTGCAGTCCCTGCCCGGCTACAAAGTGCAGCAGAACATCAATGGCTACAAAGCACTGAAAAAGATCAATCCCAACTCCACCCTCTACACCAAAAAGCTGGCCGCATACGAATCCAAACAAGAAGGTTTGCAACGCTTCCTCAACCTAAGGATTGCTTCCGGAGACAAGTTGATCAGCAAGGACAGCAACCGCGGTTCCACCCTCTACGCAACTATCAACAGCAAAGCCCTTGACGGGAAATCAGCTTCCGCAAACAAAAGACTCTACCGTTTGCTCACCGATTATTACGCCGCAAGCGGATACGCCTACAAAAAATGCGTACTTAAAGGTGCTGCAGGCAAAACACTAGGCACCATCTCCTGCGGGAATTCAAGGTGCAGTTTTAAATAATTAATTTCCTGATAGACAAATAGAAATAAAAATGGGTGAATCAGCAAAAACGGATTCACCCATTTTTATTTTGACGATCTTTCATACGAAGCGGCGAAGCCCCGATAAAAAGTTTTTTGGGAGAGTCCAGAGAACCTTTTTTTCCCAAAAAAAGGTTCTTTGGCCGCCGGAGGCATTTCTCCTACATAGTCAAAACAAAATAGACAGAACCGACCAGCACGAGACTGGCGGCGCGCAAGCCCTGGTTGTAGACGATAAGCTTGAGGGCCATTTTGCCGCGAAAGATTCCGGCATAATAGGGCAGCTGATGGCGCAGGGCGCGCACCGGGGTGGAAAGCAGATTACCGATAACCAGTGCCAGCACGATTCCTCGGGGATCAATAGCCCCGGTCCCGAGCAACGAACCCGCGGCAGCAAGCCCGGCGGTGAATTCAGCGGCAAGGCTGAAAGCGATAATCCCGAAAACCTGCGGATCAAGCCACGACAGAAAGCTCAGGTGCTCGCTGAGATAGGTCTCAAAAGAAGCAAATATGCCGTAATGACGGAGAAAGAAGAAGGCCGTGTAAATGGGGATGGTCAGGTAAACGACCTTGGGCAGCCTGCGTTTTAGCCGCTTCACGGCCTTGTCCAGCACTTCGCGGAAGGATTTTGCATCCTGCCCCTTGAGCCGTTCGGAAACATCTCCGCAGCTGCCGTCGGCAGGCAGGGAAAAACGGCCCCAGAGCACAATGGTCCCGGTACGTACAAAAGCCGCAATGAGGGTTAATCCCACGTAAGTAAAGGCCACATTGCCGATAAACGGAGCGGCGATAAAAAAGACCGTGGGCATGTGCAGGAAATAGGTGGGCAGGCTGTTGAAGAGGTTGGAGATAACCAGTTCGCGGTCGCTTAACTCCCCTTTTTCATAAGCCTCGGAAAGCATGGAGTTGGCGGCTACGCCGGAAAAAAAGGCCAGCGCGAAACTGGCCCCGCTTATATCCTTGAGCCGTCCGGCCCGGATAAGGGGATTGGCAAGCCGCCCCATGGCCCGGGTCCAGCGCAGACCTTCTACAATATTACCGACCAGCAATCCAAGACTGATAAAAAGCAGCAAGCGGATCAAGGGCCAGCCCAATCCGTTCCAAAGAATATCTAAAGTCAACAGAACCTACTTTTTCTTCCAATTATCAGCAGCCAGGATTTTGAACACGGAATCGTCTTCAGCAAGGACTCCGGCATCAATAAGTTCCTTCATGGCCACCAGAAAATCATTTTCCTCGCCGCTCCATTTCTCAAGGCAGGCAGCATAGGTGATGTCGGTGGCAGTGGCTTTACAGTTCTTTTCAGGATCAATCTTACTGCCCAGCATACCTTCGATCAGCAGGAAAAGAGAATTCGCTTCCACGGAAAGTCCGAGATCAAAAATAGAAACAGCCATCGCTTCCTCCGTAATTGGTTGGTGATACAATAAAAGTATACTTGAACGGCTCCAAGGGCCAGAGAAAAAACAATTCTGAAGGCTATGCTTTTTCCTGCAGCAATGCTTTGAACTGCTTGAGCTCTTCCTTGTCCATGCGGCTGAAATTCCCTTCCGCAGGAAATGAACCGTCTCCCACTTCCGCAATATAACGTTTTACGGCATCAATGCTTTCCCCGCGCAGCTGGGCGAATTTCTTGACGAACATGGGAACAAAACGGTCAAAGAGGCCGAGGATGTCGTGGTAGACCAGCACCTGCCCGTCCGTATCCGGGCCGGCACCGATGCCGATGGTGGGAATTGATACCCGGCGGGTAATCTCCTGCGCCACTTCATGGGGGACTGCTTCAAGGACAATGGAAAAACACCCGGCAGCCTCAAGGGCCAGTGCTTCATCTACAAGGGCGGCAGCTGAACGCCCGTTCTTGCCCTGCGCCTTGAATCCACCGAAACGGGCTACGTGCTGCGGGGTCAGCCCGATATGGCCCTGCACCGGAACACCGGAATCAACAATGGCCCGCACATGCTCCAGAAAAGGGAAGCCGCCTTCAAGCTTAACTGCCCGCGCCCCGGTACGGCTCAGGAATTTCCCGGCATTTTCCACTGCCAGTGCCACTGATGGCTGATAGGACATAAACGGCAGGTCGCCCACGATGAGTGCCCTCTTGGCTCCGCGCGAAACTGCTGCCGCATGGTGCAGCATATCGTCCATGGTCACGGAAAGGGTGTCTTCGTAGCCGAGCACAACCATGCCCAGAGAATCCCCCACAAGGATCATATCCACTTCTGCTGCGTCCACAATCTGTCCTGAAGGATAATCGTAGGCGGTTACCATGGAAATCTTGCGCTGTCCCTTAAGGGCGGTAATGTCCGGAGCTGTAATTTTCTTCATTTTTTCCTCACAGATTAAATGTCGACTGATTAAGGAAGGATTTTCGGTGCAGCTTCTTGATATGGGCAGTAGAAAAGTAAATCAAGTCTAGTGAAAAATGTCTCATTGTATAAAAAAAGAGGTCCGGCAGATGCCGGACCTCACTAACAATCAAAAATGGGTGGAACTAAAGTTCTTGCATGACCCAGACGACCCGTCCGACCACATGCTTCTCGTGGCTTTCAACCGGGATGTACTGTTCGGGATGCTGGGAATCGTCGGGACGCAGAATGAAGCGGGAATTTTCCGGATCAAAAAAGACCCTGCGGATAACCACGCCCTGATGGGGAACATGGATGGCGTAAATATCACCGGCCATGAGCCTTTTCTGGGAATCATCAATACCGACAAATGCATCACGACGGATAGAGGGTTCCATGGAGGAACCTTCAGCCTTGAGAACCACCAGAGAAGAGCGGTAGAATGTTTCCGGGATGTTCAGTTCTGAAACCTGCTGTGATTTCCAGATTTCCGCTCCGACATCCTCGCCGGCCATGGAGGAAACAGGAACAATCCTGCCCCGGGACTGCACCTGACCGTACTGGGCGGTTGTTTCGCTCAGAATCTGGTCAGCGGCAATCTTACCCTTGCCCGGCTTAAGATAGACAGGTTCAATCCCGTCGGAAAGCCATTCCGGGTTCAGGCCGTGAGTCCTGTACAACTTGATAAACCATTCAGCAGGAATGGAACTTCTTCTCTTTGCATCTGAAATGCTGGACTGGCGAATATTCAGAATTTCGGCAAGCTGAACCTGAGTTCTTGTTCCGGTAGCCTTCTTGATTCTCTCCAAGCTTTCATCAAACCACTTTGACACGCCTACCTCCTGTGAAGACAGAATAAAAACAGCGATTAACTATCTCAAAAATATAATAACCCTATAAAGCAGATCGTTTTTTCTGCATACAATCGATTCTTCTAATACCTATTTAACTGACTGCTATCATGAAATTTATAAACAAGCAAAACATTAAAACAACACACACAGATACAGACTGCGAAGGATGTAAAAACATCAAGATAAATAAATCAACCCTGCATATGGAATAGTACAATTGTACTTTTTGTTTGCCCGCACTGTACAGGCGACAACAAATATAGACAACTATGAAACGTGCCCTCTATTTTATTTCAATGAAAAACTACAAAAAAAGCAACAACCTATTAAGAACAAGCGAAGCGAATGTCAATTTTCTCCCAGAGGAAGGATGAAATAA encodes:
- a CDS encoding S24 family peptidase → MSKWFDESLERIKKATGTRTQVQLAEILNIRQSSISDAKRRSSIPAEWFIKLYRTHGLNPEWLSDGIEPVYLKPGKGKIAADQILSETTAQYGQVQSRGRIVPVSSMAGEDVGAEIWKSQQVSELNIPETFYRSSLVVLKAEGSSMEPSIRRDAFVGIDDSQKRLMAGDIYAIHVPHQGVVIRRVFFDPENSRFILRPDDSQHPEQYIPVESHEKHVVGRVVWVMQEL
- the panB gene encoding 3-methyl-2-oxobutanoate hydroxymethyltransferase, yielding MKKITAPDITALKGQRKISMVTAYDYPSGQIVDAAEVDMILVGDSLGMVVLGYEDTLSVTMDDMLHHAAAVSRGAKRALIVGDLPFMSYQPSVALAVENAGKFLSRTGARAVKLEGGFPFLEHVRAIVDSGVPVQGHIGLTPQHVARFGGFKAQGKNGRSAAALVDEALALEAAGCFSIVLEAVPHEVAQEITRRVSIPTIGIGAGPDTDGQVLVYHDILGLFDRFVPMFVKKFAQLRGESIDAVKRYIAEVGDGSFPAEGNFSRMDKEELKQFKALLQEKA